In Rosa chinensis cultivar Old Blush chromosome 1, RchiOBHm-V2, whole genome shotgun sequence, a genomic segment contains:
- the LOC112203631 gene encoding putative receptor-like protein kinase At3g47110: MRLEGSERDRLALLAIKAQIQHDPNQVTSSWNETLHFCLWHGVTCSRRHRQRVTKLQLGSLALVGSISQHIGNLSFLRVLNLENNSFNHQIPPQIGHLHRLKVLYLKNNSLNGTIPPNISNCFQLISLDLAGNLLVGKIPPQLSSLSKLGFFNLQVNNLSGEIPPSLGNLSSLEIFGSTFNSLEGSIPNSLCQLKKLTILYLGENSLSGIIPSCIYNLSSIVEFEVSGNQIEGSLPSNLGNAFPNLQIFSIYQNQFTGAIPLSISNATNLVWFQGSSNKLTGKVPNLRNLHNLRRFGVSDNNLGSSKHGDLSFVSELINATRLTGLSLGYNNFGGMLPTSISNLSTNLRILGIGENKLHGSIPSGLVNLINLEVLSLEENFFTDSIPNDIGKVSGLEKLYLNNNQLSGRIPSSLGNLTLLAMLQLQENNLEGSIPSSLGKYQWLLELGLSGNKLNGTIPPQVIGLSSLSTILALHRNQFTGSLPMEIGKLKNLGGLDVSDNLLSGELPSSLGSCKSLEALYLQGNFFLGPIPSSMKGLRGIRYLDLSRNNLSGDIPQFFERFGNLENLNLSFNQFWGAVPTEGIFKNASAISVAGNTRLCGGIPNLQLPVCESKESKGEGLSRRMKLVISLVSGITLLGLAVVLTLFVLLRKKRKETELNTFGNSVLQVSYATLLKATDGFSSANLIGVGAFGSVYKGILGDDRVAVAVKVLNMLHQGASKSFMAECEALRNIRHRNLVKILTACSSIDFSGNDFKALVYEFMDNGSLEEWLHPSTGTEEVIEAPKSLNLVQRVNIAIDVASALDYLHNNCGTPIVHCDLKPSNVLLDSDLTGHVSDFGLSRFLLKPTTSVSGNQSSSIGIRGSVGYAAPEYGMGSEVSKYGDVYSFGILLLEMFTGKRPMDHMFSDGLNLHNFVKTSLSERVSEILESLVLQEDTTNVAEAHRHSQLSVRAQKTEEFLTSILGLGISCSVESPTNRKDISDVASELHSIRALPEHVVDIADTLVLQYEITDIDEAPNETSLRAYKIEECLISTYGIGIACSAEFLTTKKESSDAASELQSIRDNLVY; encoded by the exons ATGAGACTCGAAGGGAGTGAGAGGGATAGGCTGGCACTACTAGCGATCAAAGCTCAAATACAACACGATCCCAACCAGGTCACAAGCTCATGGAATGAAACCCTTCACTTTTGCCTGTGGCACGGTGTCACCTGCAGTCGACGACATCgccaaagggtgacaaagcttCAGCTGGGCTCTCTAGCGTTGGTGGGATCCATATCTCAGCACATAGGAAACCTAAGCTTCTTAAGAGTGCTAAATCTGGAGAACAATAGCTTCAATCATCAAATCCCTCCTCAAATTGGGCATTTGCACAGATTGAAGGTACTGTATCTAAAAAATAACTCACTTAATGGTACTATTCCTCCCAACATATCCAATTGCTTCCAACTCATCTCTCTTGATCTTGCTGGAAACCTTCTGGTGGGTAAAATTCCTCCCCAACTTAGTTCCTTGTCAAAGCTTGGATTTTTTAATTTGCAAGTTAACAATTTATCAGGAGAGATCCCTCCTTCTTTGGGGAACCTTTCGTCTCTCGAGATATTTGGTTCAACTTTTAATTCCTTAGAAGGAAGCATCCCTAATTCTCTATGCCAGTtgaaaaaattaacaattctCTATTTAGGTGAAAATAGTTTGTCTGGTATCATCCCTTCCTGCATTTATAATCTCTCTAGTATAGTTGAATTCGAGGTATCAGGAAACCAAATTGAAGGAAGTCTTCCCTCAAACTTGGGCAATGCTTTTCCCAACCTTCAAATCTTTTCCATTTACCAGAATCAATTTACTGGGGCCATCCCTTTGTCAATATCCAATGCAACAAATCTTGTGTGGTTTCAAGGTTCTTCAAACAAACTTACTGGAAAGGTGCCAAATTTACGAAATCTTCATAACCTAAGGCGATTTGGTGTCAGTGACAATAATCTTGGAAGCAGTAAACATGGTGACTTGAGTTTTGTCTCAGAATTGATCAACGCCACACGGCTAACTGGGTTGAGCTTGGGCTACAATAATTTTGGAGGGATGTTGCCCACATCAATATCCAATCTCTCAACCAATCTCCGAATCCTAGGAATTGGAGAAAACAAACTGCATGGAAGCATCCCAAGTGGATTAGTGAATCTTATCAACTTGGAAGTGCTCTCTCTGGAGGAAAACTTCTTCACAGATAGCATCCCCAATGACATTGGGAAGGTTTCAGGGCTTGAGAAATTGTATCTTAACAACAACCAATTATCAGGGAGAATTCCATCCTCTCTAGGAAACTTGACATTGTTAGCAATGCTCCAATTGCAAGAAAATAATCTAGAGGGTAGCATCCCTTCCAGCCTAGGGAAATACCAGTGGTTACTAGAATTGGGCCTTTCTGGAAACAAACTGAATGGCACGATACCTCCTCAGGTTATTGGCCTCTCATCTTTATCAACAATTTTGGCATTGCATAGAAACCAATTCACTGGTTCCCTTCCGATGGAGATTGGCAAATTGAAGAATTTAGGTGGACTAGACGTTTCTGACAACTTGTTATCAGGAGAACTTCCCAGTAGCCTTGGCAGTTGCAAGAGTTTAGAAGCCTTATACTTGCAAGGCAACTTCTTCTTGGGACCCATTCCTTCATCTATGAAGGGCTTGAGAGGGATTCGATATTTAGACCTTTCTCGAAACAATTTGTCAGGAGATATTCCACAGTTCTTCGAACGCTTTGGAAACTTGGAGAATCTGAACCTATCCTTCAATCAATTTTGGGGAGCAGTACCAACTGAGGGTATTTTCAAGAATGCAAGTGCTATTTCAGTTGCTGGAAACACAAGACTTTGCGGCGGTATTCCTAATCTTCAACTTCCTGTGTGCGAGTCTAAAGAGTCTAAAGGAGAAGGATTGTCTCGTAGAATGAAACTAGTGATCTCTTTAGTTTCTGGGATCACTCTGTTGGGACTGGCTGTGGTGCTCACTCTTTTCGTTCTTCTTcgtaagaaaaggaaagaaactgAATTAAACACTTTTGGGAACTCTGTTTTGCAAGTTTCATATGCTACTCTTCTTAAAGCTACTGACGGGTTCtcttcagctaatttgattggTGTGGGTGCTTTTGGGTCTGTGTACAAAGGAATTCTTGGTGATGATAGAGTTGCTGTCGCTGTGAAGGTGCTTAACATGTTACACCAGGGAGCGTCTAAGAGTTTCATGGCTGAATGTGAGGCGTTGAGAAATATCAGGCATCGAAATCTGGTCAAGATCTTAACTGCATGTTCAAGTATTGATTTCAGCGGCAATGATTTCAAGGCCCTTGtttacgagttcatggacaATGGTAGCTTAGAGGAGTGGTTGCATCCATCTACTGGAACTGAAGAGGTAATAGAAGCACCCAAAAGTTTGAATCTTGTTCAAAGGGTCAACATCGCCATTGATGTTGCTAGTGCATTGGATTATCTTCACAACAATTGCGGAACACCGATCGTTCATTGTGATCTCAAGCCAAGTAATGTTCTTTTGGACAGTGACCTTACTGGACATGTTTCCGACTTTGGGCTGTCAAGGTTTCTCTTAAAACCAACCACGAGTGTTTCTGGAAATCAATCAAGCTCTATTGGAATTAGAGGATCGGTTGGTTATGCTGCGCCAG AGTATGGCATGGGAAGTGAAGTGTCAAAATATGGGGATGTCTATAGCTTTGGCATTCTCTTATTAGAAATGTTTACAGGGAAGAGACCCATGGATCACATGTTCAGTGACGGCTTGAATCTTCATAATTTTGTGAAGACATCTCTTTCTGAACGTGTTTCAGAGATTTTAGAATCACTAGTTCTCCAAGAAGACACCACCAATGTGGCTGAAGCTCACAGGCACAGCCAATTGAGTGTGAGAGCACAAAAAACTGAAGAGTTCTTGACTTCAATACTTGGTTTAGGTATTTCATGTTCTGTTGAATCCCCCACAAACAGAAAGGATATTAGTGATGTTGCTTCTGAATTGCATTCCATTAGGG CTCTCCCTGAACATGTTGTAGACATTGCAGATACATTAGTTCTTCAATATGAAATCACCGATATCGATGAAGCTCCCAATGAAACCAGCTTGAGAGCATATAAAATTGAAGAATGTTTGATTTCGACATACGGAATTGGAATTGCGTGTTCTGCTGAATTCCTCACAACCAAAAAGGAGAGTAGTGATGCTGCTTCTGAACTGCAGTCCATTAGGGATAATCTTGTCTACTAG